A region from the Streptomyces tsukubensis genome encodes:
- a CDS encoding DUF948 domain-containing protein, with amino-acid sequence MTGGEVAGILVAVFWAILVSFLAVVLVRLAQTLRATTRLVTEVTERAVPLLTDASATVRSAQTQLDRVDAIATDVQEVTSNASALSTTVASTFGGPLVKVAAFGYGVRKAMGRTSGEAGEERAPRRGRAARTVVVGRTVPPARGGRGRWGGKG; translated from the coding sequence GTGACCGGTGGAGAGGTGGCCGGGATCCTGGTGGCCGTCTTCTGGGCGATCCTGGTCTCCTTCCTCGCCGTGGTGCTGGTGAGGCTGGCCCAGACGCTCAGGGCGACCACCCGGCTCGTGACCGAGGTGACCGAGCGGGCGGTGCCCCTGCTCACCGACGCCTCCGCGACCGTGCGCTCCGCGCAGACCCAGCTGGACCGCGTGGACGCCATCGCCACGGACGTCCAGGAGGTCACCTCCAACGCCTCCGCACTCTCCACCACGGTCGCCTCCACCTTCGGCGGCCCGCTGGTCAAGGTCGCCGCCTTCGGGTACGGCGTGCGCAAGGCGATGGGCCGCACCTCCGGCGAGGCAGGGGAGGAGCGCGCCCCGCGCCGCGGTCGCGCCGCCCGCACGGTGGTCGTCGGACGTACGGTGCCCCCGGCGCGCGGTGGGCGCGGCCGCTGGGGCGGAAAGGGCTGA
- a CDS encoding DUF349 domain-containing protein, which yields MSSDPWGRVDETGTVYVRTEDGEQVVGSWQAGTPEEALAYFERKYEGLVVEIDLLEKRVKTTDLSAKDAQTAIDHLRVQVSEHHAVGDLAALGRRLDALVATVDRRREERKVQRAKQHDEARKAKEELVAEAEELAASEQWRAAGERLRALVDTWKGLPRLDRKSDDELWHRFSHARSAFSKRRKAHFASLDAQREEARKTKEALVTEAESLSHSTDWGATAARYRELMADWKAAGRAQREAEDGLWNRFRGAQDVFFAARSETFAERDAEQTENLKLKEELAAEAEQLVPVTDLKAARAAFRGINERWEAIGHVPRDARARVEGRMHTVERALQESEENEWRRTNPEARARAAGLTGQLQAAVDKLRDQIDTARAAGNNARADKLTKELEGRQALLDQALKGLQEFGG from the coding sequence GTGAGCAGCGACCCGTGGGGCCGTGTCGACGAGACGGGCACCGTGTACGTGCGTACTGAAGACGGCGAGCAGGTCGTCGGATCGTGGCAGGCCGGGACCCCTGAGGAGGCCCTCGCCTATTTCGAGCGCAAGTACGAAGGCCTGGTCGTCGAGATTGATCTCCTCGAAAAGCGGGTGAAGACCACCGATCTGTCGGCCAAGGACGCCCAGACGGCCATCGACCATCTGCGGGTGCAGGTGTCCGAGCACCACGCCGTCGGTGACCTCGCCGCGCTCGGCCGGCGGCTCGACGCCCTGGTGGCGACGGTCGACCGGCGCCGCGAGGAGCGCAAGGTCCAGCGGGCCAAGCAGCACGACGAGGCCCGCAAGGCCAAGGAGGAGCTGGTCGCGGAGGCCGAGGAGCTGGCGGCCAGCGAGCAGTGGCGCGCCGCCGGGGAACGGCTGCGGGCCCTGGTCGACACCTGGAAGGGCCTGCCCCGGCTCGACCGGAAGTCGGACGACGAGCTGTGGCACCGCTTCTCGCACGCCCGCTCCGCCTTCTCCAAGCGGCGCAAGGCGCATTTCGCGTCCCTCGACGCCCAGCGCGAGGAGGCCCGCAAGACGAAGGAGGCGCTGGTCACCGAGGCCGAGTCGCTCTCCCACTCCACCGACTGGGGGGCCACGGCGGCCCGCTACCGCGAGCTGATGGCCGACTGGAAGGCCGCGGGCCGGGCCCAGCGCGAGGCCGAGGACGGTCTGTGGAACCGCTTCCGCGGCGCCCAGGACGTCTTCTTCGCCGCGCGCAGTGAGACCTTCGCCGAGCGGGACGCCGAGCAGACGGAGAACCTGAAGCTCAAGGAGGAGCTGGCGGCCGAGGCCGAGCAGCTGGTGCCGGTCACGGACCTGAAGGCCGCCCGGGCCGCGTTCCGGGGCATCAACGAGCGCTGGGAGGCCATCGGCCATGTGCCGAGGGACGCCCGGGCCCGGGTCGAAGGCCGGATGCACACGGTGGAGCGGGCCCTCCAGGAGTCCGAGGAGAACGAGTGGCGCCGGACGAACCCGGAGGCGCGGGCCCGCGCCGCGGGGCTGACCGGTCAGCTCCAGGCCGCCGTGGACAAGCTGCGTGACCAGATCGACACGGCGCGCGCGGCGGGCAACAACGCCAGGGCCGACAAGCTCACCAAGGAGCTGGAGGGCCGCCAGGCGCTGCTGGACCAGGCACTGAAGGGGCTCCAGGAGTTCGGGGGCTAG
- a CDS encoding replication-associated recombination protein A — translation MEPDLFTAAAEERLEKDPSAGPLAVRMRPRTLDEVVGQRHLLRPGSPLRRLVGESGGSPAGASSVILWGPPGIGKTTLAYVVSRATEKRFVELSAITAGVKEVRAVIEGARRAAGGFGKETVLFLDEIHRFSKAQQDSLLPAVENRWVTLIAATTENPYFSVISPLLSRSLLLTLEPLTDDDLRDLLRRALGEERGLGGAVTLPEDAEAHLLRVAGGDARRALTALEAAAGAALDKGEAEITLATVEETVDRAAVTYDRDGDQHYDVASALIKSIRGSDVDAALHYLARMIDAGEDPRFIARRLMISASEDIGLADPTALPLAVAAAQAVAMIGFPEAALTLSHATIALALAPKSNTATTAIGAALADVRAGLAGSVPAHLRDGHYKGAAALGHAQGYVYPHDVPGAIAAQQYAPDALHGKRYYEPTRYGAEARYADVVEKVRERLRGG, via the coding sequence GTGGAGCCCGACCTCTTTACCGCCGCCGCCGAAGAACGACTGGAGAAGGATCCGTCCGCCGGCCCCCTCGCCGTGCGGATGCGTCCGCGCACCCTCGACGAGGTCGTCGGGCAGCGCCATCTGCTGCGGCCCGGCTCCCCGCTCCGCAGGCTCGTGGGCGAGAGCGGGGGGAGCCCTGCCGGTGCCTCGTCGGTGATCCTCTGGGGGCCGCCGGGCATCGGGAAGACGACCCTGGCGTACGTGGTCTCCCGGGCGACCGAGAAGCGCTTCGTCGAGCTGTCGGCGATCACCGCGGGCGTCAAGGAGGTGCGGGCGGTGATCGAGGGCGCCCGCCGGGCGGCGGGCGGCTTCGGCAAGGAGACCGTCCTCTTCCTCGACGAGATCCACCGCTTCTCCAAGGCCCAGCAGGACTCCCTGCTGCCCGCCGTGGAGAACCGCTGGGTCACCCTGATCGCCGCCACCACCGAGAACCCCTACTTCTCGGTGATCTCCCCGCTGCTCTCCCGCTCGCTGCTGCTGACGCTGGAGCCGCTGACCGACGACGATCTGCGGGATCTGCTGCGGCGGGCGCTGGGGGAGGAGCGCGGGCTCGGCGGTGCGGTGACGCTGCCCGAGGACGCCGAGGCGCATCTGCTGCGGGTCGCGGGCGGTGACGCGCGCCGGGCCCTGACGGCTCTGGAGGCCGCCGCGGGTGCCGCGCTCGACAAGGGTGAGGCGGAGATCACCCTGGCCACGGTCGAGGAGACGGTGGACCGGGCCGCGGTGACCTACGACCGCGACGGCGACCAGCACTACGACGTGGCGAGCGCGCTGATCAAATCCATCCGCGGATCGGACGTGGACGCCGCGCTGCACTATCTGGCCCGGATGATCGACGCGGGTGAGGACCCCCGGTTCATCGCCCGGCGGCTGATGATCTCGGCCAGCGAGGACATCGGACTGGCCGACCCCACCGCGCTGCCGCTGGCGGTGGCCGCCGCCCAGGCCGTGGCGATGATCGGGTTCCCCGAGGCCGCGCTCACCCTCAGCCATGCCACGATCGCGCTGGCGCTGGCACCCAAGTCGAACACCGCGACGACGGCGATCGGGGCGGCGCTGGCCGACGTCCGGGCCGGTCTTGCCGGTTCCGTACCGGCCCATCTGCGGGACGGCCACTACAAGGGGGCGGCGGCGCTGGGGCATGCCCAGGGCTATGTCTATCCGCACGACGTCCCCGGCGCCATCGCCGCCCAGCAGTACGCGCCGGACGCCCTCCACGGCAAGCGGTACTACGAGCCCACGCGGTACGGGGCCGAGGCCCGCTACGCGGACGTGGTGGAGAAGGTGCGGGAGCGGCTGCGCGGCGGCTGA
- a CDS encoding peptidylprolyl isomerase — MVSSDQRRRQLAREKFERQQERRAAARKRRQRIGAIAAAVVLVLVGGAVVAATVVDGKDDKDKQTVAGDQSNPSQNASPPADEPKGPEPKMAIDAKAKYTMAMTTDQGTVSIGMDAAKTPRTVNSFKALADKGYFNKTKCHRLTTEGIFVLQCGDPKGDGTGGPGYNIPDENLTALGKAGTDGSVSYPAGTVAMANTGQPNSGGSQFFLVYKETRLPPTYTPFGTMDAASLKAVQKVAAGGVEGNAKDGAPKTAVTVAKATVTKG; from the coding sequence GTGGTCAGCAGCGATCAGCGGCGGCGGCAGCTCGCCCGGGAGAAGTTCGAGCGTCAGCAGGAGCGCCGGGCGGCGGCCCGCAAGCGGCGGCAGCGCATCGGCGCGATCGCCGCCGCGGTGGTGTTGGTCCTGGTCGGCGGTGCGGTCGTGGCCGCGACCGTCGTCGACGGCAAGGACGACAAGGACAAGCAGACCGTGGCCGGGGACCAGAGCAACCCGTCGCAGAACGCGTCGCCGCCCGCCGACGAGCCCAAGGGGCCCGAGCCGAAGATGGCGATCGACGCCAAGGCGAAGTACACGATGGCCATGACGACCGACCAGGGCACCGTGTCGATCGGGATGGACGCGGCGAAGACGCCCCGCACGGTGAACTCGTTCAAGGCACTCGCCGACAAGGGCTACTTCAACAAGACCAAATGCCACCGGCTGACCACGGAAGGCATCTTCGTCCTCCAGTGCGGCGACCCCAAGGGCGACGGCACCGGCGGGCCCGGCTACAACATCCCCGACGAGAACCTGACCGCGCTGGGCAAGGCGGGCACCGACGGTTCGGTGTCCTACCCGGCGGGCACGGTCGCGATGGCCAACACCGGCCAGCCCAACTCCGGTGGCAGCCAGTTCTTCCTCGTGTACAAGGAAACCAGGCTCCCGCCCACGTACACGCCGTTCGGGACGATGGACGCGGCGAGCCTGAAGGCGGTCCAGAAGGTCGCGGCCGGCGGGGTCGAGGGCAACGCCAAGGACGGCGCGCCGAAGACGGCCGTCACCGTGGCGAAGGCGACCGTGACCAAGGGGTAA
- a CDS encoding DUF6167 family protein, translating into MFRRTFWFTAGAAAGVWATTKVNRKIQQLTPESLAAQAAGRAVDAGHRLREFALDVRAGMIQREEELGEALGTSTPPGTELPAQRARPALGGPARGPRAAHPNRPHTSYNRNEDH; encoded by the coding sequence ATGTTCCGCCGCACCTTCTGGTTCACCGCGGGCGCCGCAGCAGGCGTCTGGGCGACCACCAAGGTCAACCGCAAGATCCAGCAGCTCACCCCCGAGAGCCTCGCCGCACAGGCCGCGGGCCGCGCGGTCGACGCGGGCCACCGGCTGCGGGAGTTCGCCCTCGACGTCCGCGCCGGAATGATCCAGCGCGAGGAGGAGTTGGGCGAGGCACTGGGCACCAGCACGCCGCCCGGTACCGAACTGCCCGCCCAGCGGGCCCGCCCCGCACTCGGCGGCCCCGCCCGCGGCCCCCGCGCCGCCCACCCGAACCGCCCCCACACTTCGTACAACCGGAATGAGGACCACTGA
- the hisS gene encoding histidine--tRNA ligase: MSTFQAPKGTYDLLPPVSATFLAVREAIAAPLRNSGYGYVETPGFEDVELFARGVGESTDIVTKEMYTLTTKGGSRLALRPEGTASVLRAALEANLHKQGALPVKLWYSGSYYRYERPQAGRYRHFSQVGAEAIGAEDPALDAELIILADQAYRSLGLRQFRILLNSLGDKECRPVYREALQSFLRGLDLDEETRRRIEINPLRVLDDKRAEVQRQLTGAPVLADHLCDACRAYHKQVRELLAEAGVAFEDDDRLVRGLDYYTRTTFEFVHDGLGSQSAVGGGGRYDGLSEMIGGPALPSVGWALGVDRTVLALEAEGVTLDIPPATSVYAVPVGEEARRVLFGVVTRLRKEGIAADFSYGGRGLKGSMKAANRSGARFTIVAGDRDLAEGHVQLKDMESGEQTPVPLSDVTDVLRARLS; this comes from the coding sequence GTGAGTACTTTCCAGGCCCCCAAGGGCACCTACGACCTGCTGCCGCCCGTCTCCGCGACGTTCCTCGCGGTACGCGAGGCGATCGCCGCGCCCCTGCGCAACTCCGGCTACGGCTATGTCGAGACCCCGGGCTTCGAGGACGTCGAACTCTTCGCGCGCGGTGTCGGTGAGTCCACCGACATCGTCACCAAGGAGATGTACACCCTCACCACCAAGGGCGGCAGCAGGCTGGCGCTGCGCCCCGAGGGCACCGCGTCGGTCCTGCGGGCCGCGCTGGAGGCCAACCTCCACAAGCAGGGCGCGCTGCCCGTGAAGCTCTGGTACTCGGGCTCGTACTACCGCTACGAGCGCCCCCAGGCGGGCCGCTACCGCCACTTCTCCCAGGTCGGTGCCGAGGCCATCGGTGCCGAGGACCCGGCGCTGGACGCCGAGCTGATCATCCTGGCGGACCAGGCGTACCGCTCCCTCGGGCTGCGCCAGTTCCGCATCCTCCTCAACAGCCTCGGAGACAAGGAGTGCCGGCCGGTCTACCGCGAGGCGCTCCAGTCCTTCCTGCGCGGTCTCGACCTCGACGAGGAGACCCGCCGCCGGATCGAGATCAACCCGCTGCGGGTCCTCGACGACAAGCGCGCCGAGGTGCAGCGGCAGCTCACCGGGGCGCCGGTGCTCGCGGACCACCTCTGCGACGCCTGCCGGGCCTACCACAAGCAGGTCCGGGAGCTGCTCGCGGAGGCGGGCGTCGCCTTCGAGGACGACGACCGGCTGGTGCGCGGGCTCGACTACTACACCCGCACCACGTTCGAGTTCGTCCACGACGGTCTGGGCTCCCAGTCCGCGGTGGGCGGCGGCGGCCGTTACGACGGCCTCTCCGAGATGATCGGCGGCCCCGCGCTGCCGTCCGTCGGCTGGGCCCTCGGGGTGGACCGTACGGTGCTGGCGCTGGAGGCCGAGGGCGTCACCCTCGACATCCCGCCCGCCACCAGCGTGTACGCGGTCCCCGTGGGCGAGGAGGCCCGCCGGGTGCTGTTCGGTGTGGTGACCCGGCTGCGCAAGGAGGGCATCGCCGCCGACTTCTCGTACGGCGGCCGGGGGCTGAAGGGCTCGATGAAGGCAGCGAACCGCAGCGGGGCGCGCTTCACGATCGTCGCCGGTGACCGGGATCTGGCCGAGGGCCATGTCCAGCTCAAGGACATGGAGTCCGGCGAGCAGACCCCCGTCCCCCTGTCGGACGTCACCGACGTCCTCCGCGCCCGTCTGTCCTGA
- the alaS gene encoding alanine--tRNA ligase gives MESAEIRRRWLSFFEERGHTVVPSASLIADDPTLLLVNAGMVPFKPYFLGESRPPAPRATSVQKCVRTPDIEEVGKTTRHGTFFQMCGNFSFGDYFKEGAIKYAWELLTAPQDKGGYGLDPEKLWITVYKEDDEAEQVWRDVIGVPAERIQRLGMGPNFWSMGVPGPCGPCSEINYDRGPEFGEEGGPAVNDERYVEIWNLVFMQYERGPGQGKEDFPILGELPSKNIDTGLGLERLAMILQGVQNMYETDTLRVVMDKATELTGVRYGAEHTSDVSLRVVADHIRTSVMLIGDGVTPGNEGRGYVLRRIMRRAIRNMRLLGATGPVVAALADVVIRTMGQQYPELITDRSRIEAVALAEEARFLKTLNAGTNVLDGAVTEAKQAGSAVLAGDKAFLLHDTWGFPIDLTLEMAAEQGLSVDEEGFRRLMKEQRERAKADARSKKTGHADLSAYREVADTSGTTEFTGYVTNEGEATVVGLLVDGVPSPAAVEGDEVEVVLDRTPFYAEGGGQLADQGRIRLDSGAVIEVRDVQQPVPGVSVHKGSVQVGEVTVGASAHAAIDARRRRAIARAHSATHLTHQALRDALGPTAAQAGSENSPGRFRFDFGSPAAVPGTVLTDVEQRINEVLSRELDVQAEVMSLEEAKKAGAIAEFGEKYGERVRVVTIGDFSKELCGGTHVGNTSQLGLVKLLGESSIGSGVRRIEALVGVDAYNFLAREHTVVAQLQELVKGRPEELPEKISGMLAKLKDAEKEIEKFRAEKVLAAAAGLAAGAQDVRGTALVTGRVPDGTTADDLRKLVLDVRGRIPGDRPAVVALFAVAGGRPLTVIATNEAARERGLKAGELVRTAAKTLGGGGGGKPDVAQGGGQNPDAVDDAVAAVERLVAEVS, from the coding sequence ATGGAGTCGGCTGAGATCCGCCGCCGCTGGCTGAGCTTCTTCGAGGAGCGCGGGCACACCGTCGTGCCCTCCGCGTCGCTCATCGCGGACGACCCGACTCTGCTGCTGGTCAACGCGGGCATGGTGCCGTTCAAGCCGTACTTCCTCGGGGAGAGCCGCCCGCCCGCCCCGCGCGCCACCAGCGTGCAGAAGTGCGTCCGCACCCCGGACATCGAAGAGGTCGGCAAGACCACCCGGCACGGCACCTTCTTCCAGATGTGCGGCAACTTCTCCTTCGGCGACTACTTCAAGGAAGGCGCCATCAAGTACGCCTGGGAGCTGCTCACCGCGCCCCAGGACAAGGGCGGCTACGGCCTCGACCCCGAGAAGCTGTGGATCACCGTCTACAAGGAGGACGACGAGGCCGAGCAGGTCTGGCGCGACGTCATCGGTGTGCCCGCCGAGCGCATCCAGCGCCTCGGCATGGGCCCCAACTTCTGGTCGATGGGCGTCCCCGGCCCCTGCGGCCCCTGCTCCGAGATCAACTACGACCGCGGTCCGGAGTTCGGCGAGGAGGGCGGCCCCGCCGTCAACGACGAGCGGTACGTGGAGATCTGGAACCTGGTCTTCATGCAGTACGAGCGCGGCCCGGGCCAGGGCAAGGAGGACTTCCCGATCCTCGGGGAGCTGCCCTCCAAGAACATCGACACCGGCCTCGGTCTCGAACGGCTTGCCATGATCCTCCAGGGCGTGCAGAACATGTACGAGACGGACACGCTCCGGGTCGTCATGGACAAGGCCACCGAGCTGACCGGTGTGCGGTACGGCGCCGAGCACACGTCCGACGTCTCCCTGCGCGTGGTCGCCGACCACATCCGCACCTCGGTGATGCTCATCGGTGACGGTGTCACCCCCGGCAACGAGGGCCGCGGCTATGTGCTGCGCCGCATCATGCGCCGCGCCATCCGCAATATGCGCCTGCTCGGCGCCACCGGCCCGGTCGTCGCCGCGCTGGCCGACGTGGTCATCCGGACCATGGGGCAGCAGTACCCCGAGCTGATCACGGACCGCAGCCGGATCGAGGCCGTCGCCCTCGCCGAGGAGGCCCGCTTCCTCAAGACCCTCAACGCCGGCACCAACGTCCTCGACGGCGCCGTGACCGAGGCCAAGCAGGCCGGTTCCGCCGTCCTCGCCGGCGACAAGGCGTTCCTCCTCCACGACACCTGGGGCTTCCCCATCGACCTCACCCTGGAGATGGCCGCCGAACAGGGCCTCTCCGTGGACGAGGAGGGCTTCCGCCGCCTGATGAAGGAACAGCGGGAGCGCGCCAAGGCCGACGCCCGGTCCAAGAAGACGGGCCACGCCGACCTCTCCGCCTACCGTGAGGTCGCCGACACCTCGGGCACCACCGAGTTCACCGGCTATGTCACCAACGAGGGCGAGGCGACCGTCGTCGGTCTGCTCGTCGACGGCGTACCGTCGCCCGCCGCCGTCGAGGGCGACGAGGTCGAGGTCGTCCTCGACCGCACCCCGTTCTACGCCGAGGGCGGCGGCCAGCTGGCCGACCAGGGCCGGATCCGGCTCGACTCCGGCGCCGTGATCGAGGTCCGCGACGTCCAGCAGCCGGTGCCCGGAGTCTCCGTGCACAAGGGTTCGGTCCAGGTCGGCGAGGTCACCGTGGGCGCCTCCGCCCACGCCGCCATCGACGCCAGGCGGCGCCGGGCCATCGCCCGCGCCCACAGCGCCACCCACCTCACCCACCAGGCCCTGCGCGACGCCCTGGGCCCCACCGCCGCCCAGGCCGGCTCCGAGAACTCCCCGGGCCGCTTCCGCTTCGACTTCGGCTCCCCGGCCGCCGTCCCCGGCACCGTCCTCACCGACGTCGAGCAGCGGATCAACGAGGTCCTCTCCCGCGAGCTGGACGTCCAGGCCGAGGTCATGAGCCTGGAGGAGGCCAAGAAGGCCGGCGCCATCGCCGAGTTCGGCGAGAAGTACGGCGAGCGGGTCCGGGTCGTCACCATCGGTGACTTCTCCAAGGAGCTGTGCGGCGGTACGCATGTCGGCAACACCTCCCAGCTCGGACTGGTGAAGCTGCTCGGGGAGTCCTCCATCGGCTCCGGCGTGCGCCGGATCGAGGCCCTGGTGGGCGTCGACGCCTACAACTTCCTGGCCCGGGAGCACACGGTCGTCGCCCAGCTCCAGGAGCTGGTCAAGGGCCGTCCCGAGGAGCTGCCCGAGAAGATCTCCGGCATGCTCGCCAAGCTCAAGGACGCCGAGAAGGAGATCGAGAAGTTCCGCGCGGAGAAGGTGCTGGCCGCCGCCGCCGGGCTCGCCGCGGGCGCCCAGGACGTCCGGGGCACCGCCCTGGTCACCGGACGGGTGCCGGACGGCACCACCGCCGACGACCTGCGCAAGCTGGTCCTCGACGTCCGTGGCCGGATCCCCGGCGACCGGCCGGCCGTCGTCGCCCTCTTCGCGGTCGCGGGCGGCCGTCCGCTGACCGTCATCGCCACCAACGAGGCCGCCAGGGAGCGCGGGCTCAAGGCCGGTGAGCTGGTCCGTACCGCCGCCAAGACCCTCGGTGGCGGAGGCGGCGGAAAGCCGGACGTCGCCCAGGGCGGCGGCCAGAACCCGGACGCCGTGGACGACGCCGTCGCCGCCGTCGAGCGCCTGGTGGCCGAGGTCTCGTGA
- a CDS encoding MBL fold metallo-hydrolase, with protein MLIAGFPAGAWGTNCYLVAPAAGEECVIIDPGHQAADGVAEAVAKHRLKPVAVVLTHGHIDHVASVVPVCGAHDVPAWIHPADRYMMSDPEKALGRSFGTQLMGELTVGEPSDVHELTDGSVLSLAGMELTVSHAPGHTKGSVTFGLPEAGEVPPVFFSGDLLFAGSIGRTDLPGGDHAEMLESLARVCLPLDDSTVVLSGHGPQTTIGRERATNPYLRDVAAGLGSSEAPRRGM; from the coding sequence GTGCTTATTGCCGGGTTCCCGGCCGGGGCCTGGGGGACCAACTGCTATCTGGTCGCCCCCGCCGCGGGCGAGGAGTGCGTGATCATCGACCCCGGCCACCAGGCCGCCGACGGTGTGGCCGAGGCAGTCGCCAAGCACCGGCTGAAGCCCGTCGCCGTCGTCCTCACCCACGGCCATATCGACCATGTGGCCTCGGTGGTCCCGGTCTGCGGGGCGCACGACGTGCCCGCGTGGATCCACCCGGCCGACCGCTACATGATGAGCGACCCGGAGAAGGCGCTGGGCCGCTCCTTCGGTACGCAGCTGATGGGCGAGCTGACCGTGGGCGAGCCGTCCGACGTGCACGAGCTGACCGACGGTTCGGTGCTGAGCCTGGCCGGTATGGAGCTGACCGTGTCGCATGCGCCCGGCCATACCAAGGGGTCGGTGACCTTCGGGCTGCCCGAGGCCGGTGAGGTCCCGCCGGTGTTCTTCTCGGGCGATCTGCTGTTCGCCGGCTCCATCGGACGCACCGACCTGCCCGGCGGGGATCACGCCGAGATGCTCGAATCGCTGGCACGCGTCTGCCTGCCGCTCGACGACTCGACCGTGGTGCTCTCCGGACACGGCCCCCAGACGACCATCGGCCGTGAGCGCGCCACCAATCCGTATCTGCGCGACGTGGCGGCCGGCCTGGGGAGCAGCGAAGCTCCCCGACGAGGAATGTGA
- the rpsD gene encoding 30S ribosomal protein S4, translating into MPNQSRPKVKKSRALGIALTPKAVKYFEARPYPPGEHGRGRKQNSDYKVRLMEKQRLRAQYDISERQMARAYDRARKAEGKTGEALVVELERRLDALVLRSGIARTIYQARQMVVHGHIEVNGGKVDKPSFRVRPDDVITVRERSREKALFQVAREGGFAADGETPRYLQVNLKALAFRLDRDPNRKEIPVICDEQLVVEYYAR; encoded by the coding sequence GTGCCTAACCAGTCGCGTCCCAAGGTCAAGAAGTCCCGTGCGCTCGGTATTGCGCTGACGCCGAAGGCCGTCAAGTACTTCGAGGCCCGTCCGTACCCGCCGGGCGAGCACGGCCGTGGCCGCAAGCAGAACTCGGACTACAAGGTCCGTCTGATGGAGAAGCAGCGCCTGCGCGCTCAGTACGACATCAGCGAGCGGCAGATGGCGCGCGCCTACGACCGCGCCCGCAAGGCCGAGGGCAAGACCGGCGAGGCGCTGGTCGTCGAGCTGGAGCGTCGTCTGGACGCCCTGGTGCTGCGTTCGGGCATCGCCCGCACCATCTACCAGGCCCGTCAGATGGTCGTCCACGGCCACATCGAGGTCAACGGCGGCAAGGTCGACAAGCCGTCGTTCCGCGTCCGCCCGGACGACGTCATCACGGTGCGCGAGCGCTCCCGTGAGAAGGCGCTGTTCCAGGTCGCGCGTGAGGGTGGCTTCGCCGCCGACGGCGAGACCCCGCGCTACCTCCAGGTCAACCTGAAGGCGCTGGCGTTCCGCCTGGACCGCGACCCGAACCGCAAGGAAATCCCGGTCATCTGCGACGAGCAGCTCGTCGTCGAGTACTACGCCCGCTGA
- a CDS encoding vitamin K epoxide reductase family protein, translating into MATVAVDDVIADEETGTGGAREGIGGSRPFAWLLIITGAAGLLAAWVITLDKFKLLEDPSFTPGCSLNPVVSCGNIMKSEQASVFGFPNPMLGLVTYSMVIAIGVGLLAGARYQRWYWLGLNAGTLFGAGFCMWLMYQSLYNIGSLCLWCSLAWAATIVMFCYVTVHNVRHRLVKVPEGLRSGLLEFHWMPPVLWIGIIGMLILTRWWDFWTS; encoded by the coding sequence ATGGCGACTGTGGCGGTGGACGACGTGATCGCGGACGAGGAGACCGGGACCGGCGGTGCCCGGGAAGGGATCGGCGGCAGCCGCCCCTTTGCCTGGCTGCTGATCATCACGGGCGCGGCGGGGCTGCTCGCCGCCTGGGTGATCACGCTCGACAAGTTCAAACTGCTGGAGGACCCGTCCTTCACCCCCGGGTGCAGCCTCAACCCGGTGGTCTCCTGCGGCAACATCATGAAGAGCGAACAGGCGTCGGTCTTCGGCTTCCCCAACCCGATGCTGGGGCTGGTCACGTACTCCATGGTGATCGCCATCGGCGTCGGACTGCTCGCGGGCGCCCGCTACCAGCGCTGGTACTGGCTGGGGCTGAACGCCGGCACCCTCTTCGGCGCCGGTTTCTGCATGTGGCTGATGTACCAGTCGCTGTACAACATCGGTTCGCTCTGCCTGTGGTGCTCCCTCGCCTGGGCCGCCACGATCGTGATGTTCTGCTACGTCACCGTGCACAACGTCCGGCACCGGCTCGTCAAGGTGCCCGAGGGGCTGCGCAGCGGTCTGCTGGAGTTCCACTGGATGCCGCCGGTGCTGTGGATCGGGATCATCGGCATGCTGATCCTGACCCGCTGGTGGGACTTCTGGACCAGCTGA